In Corylus avellana chromosome ca2, CavTom2PMs-1.0, the following proteins share a genomic window:
- the LOC132172354 gene encoding potassium transporter 5-like: MSSTEASAAAAYSEPSMVEAVSRELGGKNVLRRFDSLDIESSTVPGRHGHGSKVVGWSVVLHLAFQSIGIVYGDIGTSPLYVYASTFSHGIKHNDDILGVLSLIFYTLTLIPLIKYVFIVLQANDNGEGGTFALYSLMCRYAKVGLIPSQQAEDQEVSNFQLELPSSRQWMASRVKSKLEGSRFAKFFLLIATMLGTAMVIGDGVLTPCMSVLSAVGGIKVATSAMTEDMIVWISVAILIFLFMIQRFGTDKVGYTFAPIICVWFAFIGGIGLYNFIKFDPSVVKAINPKYIVDYFRRNKIEAWISLGGTVLAITGIEALFADVGHFTVRSIQISMCSVTYPALILAYTGQASFLRHHNDLVKDTFYESIPAPLYWPTFVLATLASIVASQAMISGTFSIVQQSLSLGCFPRVKIVHTSAKYEGQVYIPEVNYLLMLACIGVTLGFRSTAKIGNAYGIAVVFVMTLTSAFLVLIMIMIWKSHILLIVSYVLVIGSVELLYLSSVLYKFDRGGYLPLAFAAVLMSTMYIWNDVHRRKYFYELNHKVSLGKLMENAADTKFCRLPGLALFYSELVQGIPPIFKHYVANVPAMHSTLVFVSIKSLPISKVPVEERFLFRRLQPKDQNVFQCVVRYGYTYRPQEQEPLEKMLVERLKEFITDDFWFNQSKPNNVENDYGELDAGLVNDQDDHENKDLNHVDKEKLQEELGREIEALDEAWRAGVVHLIGENEVVAGKGAGIGKRLLINYGYNFLRKNLRQTENVFDIPHKRMLKVGMTYKL, from the exons AGCATTCCAGAGCATCGGAATTGTATACGGTGACATTGGTACATCACCGCTGTATGTGTACGCGAGCACTTTCAGCCATGGAATAAAGCACAACGACGACATTCTGGGTGTTCTTTCTTTGATCTTTTACACCCTCACCTTAATCCCTCTCATCAAGTACGTTTTCATCGTCTTGCAGGCCAATGATAATGGCGAAG gagGGACGTTTGCTTTGTACTCTCTGATGTGCCGGTATGCAAAGGTTGGGTTGATCCCAAGCCAGCAAGCTGAGGATCAGGAGGTCTCCAATTTCCAGCTTGAGTTGCCAAGTAGTCGTCAATGGATGGCATCGAGGGTGAAGTCTAAGCTGGAGGGCAGCCGGTTTGCCAAGTTCTTCCTATTGATTGCCACCATGCTTGGCACTGCCATGGTCATTGGTGATGGCGTTCTCACTCCCTGCATGTCAG TGTTATCGGCTGTGGGAGGTATCAAGGTAGCTACATCTGCAATGACAGAAG ATATGATTGTTTGGATATCAGTTGCAATCTTGATCTTCCTATTTATGATTCAAAGATTTGGAACCGACAAAGTGGGCTACACTTTTGCGCCAATAATCTGCGTTTGGTTCGCCTTCATCGGGGGCATTGGCCTTTacaatttcatcaaatttgACCCAAGTGTTGTCAAAGCCATTAATCCAAAATACATTGTTGACTATTTTCGAAGGAACAAAATAGAAGCATGGATCTCCCTTGGTGGCACTGTGCTTGCCATAACAGGTAT CGAAGCACTTTTTGCCGACGTTGGCCACTTCACAGTTCGGTCTATTCAAATAAGTATGTGCTCGGTGACATACCCGGCTCTCATATTGGCTTACACTGGACAAGCCTCCTTCCTTCGCCACCACAATGATCTTGTCAAGGATACTTTCTACGAGTCCATACcag CCCCTTTGTATTGGCCAACGTTTGTGTTAGCTACATTGGCATCAATAGTAGCTAGCCAGGCCATGATTTCAGGGACTTTCTCTATTGTTCAGCAATCCCTCTCACTAGGGTGTTTTCCTCGGGTTAAAATCGTGCATACATCGGCGAAGTATGAAGGACAAGTTTACATACCAGAAGTCAATTATCTTCTTATGTTGGCGTGCATAGGAGTCACTTTGGGATTCAGGAGCACTGCAAAGATTGGCAATGCATACG GGATAGCAGTGGTATTTGTGATGACTCTCACATCGGCCTTCTTAGTACTAATCATGATCATGATATGGAAATCTCACATACTCTTGATAGTATCCTATGTTCTTGTTATTGGCTCTGTGGAGCTTCTCTATCTAAGCTCAGTCCTCTACAAGTTTGACCGAGGAGGATATCTTCCCCTAGCCTTTGCTGCAGTATTGATGAGTACAATGTACATTTGGAATGATGTCCACCGAAGAAAATACTTCTATGAGTTGAATCACAAAGTTTCTTTGGGGAAGCTCATGGAGAATGCTGCTGATACTAAGTTTTGTCGACTCCCAGGCTTGGCCTTGTTCTATTCAGAGCTTGTTCAAGGCATCCCGCCCATTTTCAAGCACTATGTTGCAAATGTTCCTGCAATGCACTCAACCCTTGTCTTCGTCTCAATCAAGTCACTACCCATCAGCAAAGTTCCAGTGGAAGAGCGTTTCCTCTTTCGTCGTCTGCAgccaaaagaccaaaatgtGTTTCAATGTGTTGTGAGATATGGGTACACATATAGGCCTCAAGAGCAAGAACCCCTTGAGAAAATGTTGGTTGAAAGATTGAAGGAGTTTATTACAGATGATTTTTGGTTCAACCAAAGTAAACCCAATAATGTTGAAAATGATTATGGTGAGTTGGATGCTGGGTTGGTTAATGATCAAGACGACCATGAAAACAAAGATCTAAATCATGTTGATAAAGAGAAGCTGCAAGAGGAGTTGGGGAGAGAGATTGAGGCTTTGGATGAAGCATGGCGAGCTGGGGTTGTTCATTTGATTGGTGAGAATGAAGTAGTTGCTGGAAAAGGAGCGGGAATAGGAAAGAGATTGCTGATAAATTATGGTTACAATTTCTTGAGGAAAAATTTAAGACAGactgaaaatgtttttgataTTCCTCACAAGCGCATGCTAAAAGTAGGCATGACTTATAAACTATAA